The proteins below are encoded in one region of Shewanella algae:
- a CDS encoding HAD-IA family hydrolase produces MKAYELLIFDWDGTLMDSIGKIVRCMENTARVMALPIPSEQAVRDIIGLSMTEALQCLYPAGSVGEYQALREEYKQQFLQLDTTPSPLFSETPALLSQLRNEKYLLAVATGKARAGLERVLRETGLGEFFHASRSADEARSKPHPDMLQQLLAELKIAPERALMVGDSVHDLNMAASAGMDAIGVSYGAHSRERLHEAAPKAIIDTPLGLLHHL; encoded by the coding sequence ATGAAGGCATACGAGCTGCTGATATTCGATTGGGACGGCACCCTGATGGACTCAATAGGCAAGATTGTCCGCTGTATGGAAAATACGGCAAGGGTAATGGCCTTGCCTATACCCTCGGAGCAGGCAGTACGTGACATTATTGGCCTATCTATGACAGAGGCCTTGCAATGCCTCTATCCAGCGGGAAGCGTTGGCGAATATCAGGCGCTCAGGGAGGAATATAAGCAGCAGTTCCTGCAGCTTGATACCACGCCTAGCCCACTTTTCAGTGAAACTCCGGCACTGCTGTCACAGCTGCGCAATGAGAAGTATCTGCTGGCGGTGGCGACAGGTAAGGCAAGGGCAGGTCTTGAACGTGTACTGCGGGAAACTGGGCTTGGAGAGTTTTTTCATGCCAGTCGCAGCGCCGATGAGGCGAGAAGTAAACCACACCCGGATATGCTGCAGCAGCTATTGGCTGAATTAAAGATAGCGCCTGAGAGAGCTTTGATGGTGGGTGATTCGGTACACGATCTCAATATGGCTGCCAGTGCCGGTATGGATGCCATAGGGGTCAGTTATGGCGCCCATAGTCGCGAACGCTTACATGAAGCAGCGCCCAAAGCTATTATCGACACGCCATTGGGGCTTTTACATCACCTATGA
- a CDS encoding PAS domain-containing protein, translated as MTDTEEALALLAAPCTDKRFFQRALRALALVTQCRWAGFGRLKNDSQGEIIAFCDNKQSLPAFEFELAGSPCESLYQQQETSTHILHARDLQKRFPHFAMIREIGAQSYQAELILGSDGKPVGHIFVLDTLPQAESAKSKEFFRILAQRIGLEYHRMLVSRELAMHKQMIATTDHLLAFIGTDYCYRMVSKGYEQLFNRVQEEIIGKHIAELHGVSAFEKKIRPLLERAFNGETLEANQWLHPPHLAAPILMSVRHSPCINDAGEICGVIVSSHDITRLSALALSSLGTEPLDLNSGSLGAKDLSTKNLSKENLSAEPPNANNLSPQLGQELKTANS; from the coding sequence ACTGGCTGCTCCCTGCACAGATAAACGCTTTTTTCAACGGGCACTGCGCGCACTCGCCTTGGTGACCCAATGTCGCTGGGCCGGCTTTGGCCGACTCAAAAACGATTCCCAAGGCGAGATCATCGCCTTTTGTGACAACAAACAGTCTCTGCCTGCTTTTGAGTTTGAATTGGCCGGCTCTCCCTGTGAGTCCCTCTATCAACAACAGGAAACCAGCACTCACATACTCCACGCCCGTGATCTGCAGAAACGATTTCCCCATTTTGCCATGATCCGCGAGATAGGCGCCCAGAGTTATCAGGCCGAGTTGATCCTCGGCAGTGATGGCAAACCGGTCGGCCATATTTTTGTACTCGACACCCTACCCCAGGCCGAAAGCGCCAAGTCAAAAGAGTTTTTCCGGATCTTGGCCCAGCGTATCGGTCTCGAATATCACAGAATGTTGGTCAGTCGCGAGCTCGCCATGCACAAGCAGATGATAGCCACCACAGATCATCTGTTGGCATTTATCGGTACCGATTACTGTTACCGTATGGTCTCCAAAGGGTATGAGCAGCTTTTCAACCGCGTTCAAGAGGAGATCATAGGTAAGCATATTGCTGAACTGCACGGTGTAAGCGCGTTTGAGAAGAAGATCCGGCCGCTACTTGAGCGGGCCTTTAACGGCGAAACGCTGGAAGCCAATCAGTGGTTGCATCCACCGCATCTGGCCGCGCCGATACTGATGAGTGTACGACATTCACCCTGCATCAATGATGCCGGCGAAATTTGCGGCGTCATAGTCTCATCGCACGACATCACCCGTCTGTCGGCGCTGGCCTTGTCCAGCCTGGGCACTGAGCCATTGGATCTTAATAGCGGGAGCCTTGGTGCAAAGGACTTGAGCACAAAGAACCTGAGCAAAGAGAACTTGAGCGCAGAGCCCCCAAACGCGAATAACCTGAGTCCCCAATTGGGCCAGGAGTTGAAAACCGCCAATTCCTGA
- a CDS encoding SulP family inorganic anion transporter: MFELIRHKTSSHKADILSGLTVAMALVPEAVAFAFVAKVEPMVGLYAAFIMGLITALIGGRPGMISGATGAMAVVMTSLVVSHGVSYLFAAVVLAGIIQITAGALRLGKFIRIVPYPVMIGFVNGLAIVIFLAQLGQFQVKVGEEEMAWLPGADIWLMLALIAMTMAIIHFLPKLTTAVPSSLVAILAVTALVVGLDLDTRNVLDYLRNMSGNPEATIAGTLPSFAIPAVPFNLETLYIIAPYAVILAAVGLIESLLTLTVVDEMTQTRGRGNKECVGQGVGNVTSGFFGAMGGCAMIGQSMININSGGRGRLSGITAALTLLCFILFAAAFIEMIPLAALVGVMFMVVLGTFEWASFKVMRKVPKHDAFVIVLVTVVTVFTDLAIAVFVGVIVSALVFAWEHAKQISAQKSIDANGWAVYRLNGPLFFGSAASFLELFDANNDPKDVVVDFQSSRVCDHSALDAIDTLAERYVNQGKRLHLRHLSNDCKQLLHKAGDLVEVNQIEDPRYKIADDKLDS; the protein is encoded by the coding sequence ATGTTTGAACTGATACGCCATAAAACCAGCAGTCACAAGGCGGATATACTCTCCGGCCTAACGGTTGCTATGGCGCTGGTGCCCGAAGCGGTAGCCTTTGCCTTCGTTGCTAAAGTAGAGCCTATGGTGGGCCTTTATGCCGCCTTTATTATGGGACTGATCACAGCCCTCATCGGCGGCCGTCCCGGCATGATCTCAGGCGCCACCGGCGCGATGGCCGTGGTCATGACCAGTCTGGTGGTGTCCCACGGAGTCAGCTATCTGTTTGCCGCCGTGGTGCTGGCCGGAATAATTCAAATTACCGCCGGAGCACTGCGTCTTGGTAAGTTCATTCGCATAGTGCCTTATCCTGTGATGATAGGCTTCGTCAACGGCCTGGCCATAGTAATATTCCTGGCGCAACTGGGGCAATTTCAAGTCAAAGTCGGCGAAGAGGAGATGGCCTGGCTACCCGGTGCAGATATCTGGCTGATGCTGGCGCTGATAGCCATGACCATGGCTATCATACATTTTCTGCCTAAGCTGACCACAGCCGTGCCTTCATCCCTGGTGGCCATACTGGCAGTAACCGCTCTGGTGGTGGGCCTGGATCTGGATACCCGCAACGTGCTCGATTATTTGCGCAATATGAGCGGTAATCCTGAGGCTACTATCGCCGGCACACTGCCAAGCTTTGCCATTCCGGCCGTGCCCTTCAATCTGGAAACCCTTTATATCATAGCGCCCTATGCCGTTATCCTGGCAGCTGTTGGCCTGATTGAATCTCTGCTGACCCTGACTGTGGTCGATGAGATGACCCAGACCCGCGGCCGTGGCAACAAGGAATGTGTCGGCCAAGGCGTGGGTAACGTCACCAGTGGCTTTTTCGGTGCCATGGGTGGCTGCGCCATGATTGGTCAGTCGATGATTAACATCAACTCAGGGGGCCGCGGTCGTCTTTCCGGGATCACCGCCGCCCTCACCTTGCTGTGCTTTATTCTGTTTGCCGCCGCCTTTATCGAGATGATCCCGCTGGCCGCCTTGGTCGGGGTCATGTTTATGGTGGTGCTGGGGACCTTTGAATGGGCCAGCTTTAAAGTGATGCGCAAGGTGCCCAAGCACGATGCCTTTGTTATCGTGCTGGTGACTGTGGTGACGGTATTTACCGATTTGGCGATTGCGGTATTTGTCGGGGTGATAGTATCTGCGCTGGTATTTGCCTGGGAGCATGCCAAACAGATCAGTGCTCAAAAGAGTATAGATGCCAACGGTTGGGCGGTTTACCGCCTCAATGGCCCACTGTTTTTCGGCTCGGCGGCTTCGTTCCTTGAGTTGTTTGATGCCAACAATGACCCCAAGGATGTCGTGGTCGACTTCCAGTCATCCCGGGTCTGTGACCACTCGGCTCTCGATGCCATAGACACCTTGGCCGAGCGCTATGTGAACCAAGGCAAACGCCTGCATCTTCGTCATCTTTCCAACGACTGCAAGCAGTTGCTGCACAAGGCCGGCGATCTGGTGGAAGTCAATCAGATTGAAGATCCCAGATACAAGATTGCCGACGACAAGTTAGACTCGTAA
- the rluC gene encoding 23S rRNA pseudouridine(955/2504/2580) synthase RluC produces the protein MNTETPSPNQQVRLVTIDEDNVGQRIDNFLLSKLKGVPKSMIYRIVRKGEVRVNKKRIKPEYKLAEGDQVRIPPVRVSEENYRTAPSANLERVSRLEDRILFEDKHILVLNKPAGIAVHGGSGVDYGVIEALRSLRPQQKFLELVHRLDKDTSGVLLVAKKRSALKHLHDQLRHKQMQKDYQALVRGEWQKHDKVVKAPLLKLTLKSGERIVRVNTEGKASETRFKILQRYDGATLVQASPVTGRTHQIRVHCQYAGHPIACDEKYSEQKFDDSMRALGLNRLFLHAAQLKFIHPDTETEMTVQAPLDPELLELLEKLTRV, from the coding sequence ATGAATACCGAGACGCCATCACCCAATCAGCAAGTTCGCCTGGTGACCATTGACGAAGACAATGTTGGCCAGCGCATTGACAATTTTCTGCTCAGCAAGCTCAAAGGCGTGCCCAAGAGCATGATCTATCGCATAGTGCGCAAGGGCGAAGTCAGGGTCAACAAGAAAAGGATAAAGCCTGAATACAAGTTGGCCGAAGGGGACCAGGTACGCATTCCGCCGGTTAGGGTCAGTGAAGAAAACTACCGCACCGCGCCTTCCGCCAACCTGGAGCGGGTATCGCGCCTAGAAGACAGAATTCTTTTTGAAGACAAGCATATTCTGGTACTGAACAAACCGGCCGGCATCGCCGTACACGGTGGCAGTGGTGTGGATTACGGCGTGATTGAAGCGCTGAGATCCCTGCGGCCGCAACAAAAGTTTCTCGAGTTGGTGCACCGTCTGGATAAAGATACTTCCGGAGTGCTTTTGGTTGCCAAGAAGCGCAGCGCGCTAAAGCACTTGCATGACCAGCTCAGGCACAAGCAGATGCAAAAAGACTATCAGGCGCTGGTTCGCGGTGAGTGGCAAAAGCACGACAAGGTGGTTAAGGCGCCATTGCTGAAGCTGACGCTCAAATCGGGTGAACGCATTGTGCGGGTAAATACCGAAGGCAAGGCCTCGGAAACCCGCTTCAAAATTTTGCAGCGTTATGACGGTGCCACACTGGTGCAGGCCAGCCCGGTTACCGGTCGTACTCATCAGATCCGGGTACACTGCCAGTATGCCGGTCATCCTATTGCCTGTGACGAAAAGTACAGTGAGCAAAAGTTTGATGACAGTATGCGGGCACTCGGGTTGAATCGCCTGTTTCTACATGCGGCGCAACTTAAGTTCATTCACCCTGACACAGAGACTGAAATGACAGTGCAGGCTCCTTTGGATCCTGAGTTACTTGAGTTGTTGGAGAAACTTACTCGGGTATAG
- a CDS encoding bifunctional methionine sulfoxide reductase B/A protein encodes MKPLNEFERYVIEEKGTERPFSGELYQHNAKGRYLCRKCGAPLYLSEHKFNAHCGWPAFDDEIFGAVTRIPDADGRRTEIVCSQCGGHLGHVFEGEGLTAKNLRHCVNSVSMVFEAIDDAEAQQPATEKRLETATLGGGCFWCSEAVFLSLAGVTQVTSGYAGGAAKDANYKAVCSGATGHAEVVQIVFDPTVISYAELLEVFFASHDPTTLNRQGNDVGPQYRSVIFAHSDKQIETASSMIKALDEEGVFSAPIVTELTAFDGFYPAENYHNDYFALHGEQPYCALVIKPKLDKVRRRFSAKLK; translated from the coding sequence ATGAAACCCCTGAACGAGTTTGAGCGTTATGTCATAGAGGAAAAAGGCACAGAGCGCCCTTTCAGTGGAGAGCTGTATCAACACAATGCCAAGGGGCGATATCTGTGCCGTAAATGCGGTGCCCCCTTGTATTTGTCCGAGCATAAATTCAATGCCCATTGTGGCTGGCCCGCCTTTGACGATGAAATCTTTGGTGCCGTCACCCGGATACCCGACGCCGATGGTCGCAGAACCGAAATCGTTTGCAGTCAATGTGGTGGTCATCTGGGACATGTGTTTGAAGGAGAGGGGTTAACGGCCAAGAACTTGCGACATTGCGTCAATTCTGTCTCCATGGTCTTTGAGGCCATAGATGATGCCGAGGCTCAGCAGCCGGCAACTGAAAAGCGTTTGGAGACGGCCACCCTGGGCGGCGGCTGTTTCTGGTGCTCAGAAGCGGTATTTTTAAGTTTGGCCGGGGTTACGCAAGTGACTTCCGGCTATGCCGGCGGCGCGGCAAAAGATGCCAACTACAAGGCGGTATGCAGCGGCGCAACCGGCCATGCCGAAGTGGTGCAGATAGTTTTTGACCCCACTGTCATCAGCTATGCCGAGCTGTTGGAGGTATTTTTTGCCAGTCATGATCCCACCACCTTGAATCGCCAAGGCAACGATGTGGGGCCTCAGTATCGTTCGGTGATTTTCGCGCACTCGGATAAGCAGATTGAGACGGCGTCCTCTATGATTAAGGCGCTGGATGAGGAAGGCGTCTTTAGCGCGCCGATAGTGACAGAGTTGACCGCCTTTGATGGTTTCTATCCGGCGGAGAACTATCATAACGACTATTTTGCGCTCCATGGTGAGCAGCCCTATTGTGCCTTGGTGATTAAACCCAAGCTGGATAAGGTGCGACGGCGTTTCAGTGCCAAGCTGAAGTAG
- the rne gene encoding ribonuclease E codes for MKRMLINATQSEELRVALVDGQQLYDLDIESPGHEQKKANIYKGKITRVEPSLEAAFVDYGAERHGFLPLKEIAREYFPKGYSFQGRPSIKEVVSEGQEVIVQIDKEERGNKGAALTTFISLAGSYLVLMPNNPRAGGISRRIEGDERTELKEAMENLEVPNGMGLIVRTAGVGKAAADLQWDLKVLLHHWTAIQEAAESRPAPFLIHQESNVIVRAIRDYLRRDVGEILIDHPQIYADAKQHIALVRPDFVDRVKPYSSEVPLFTHYQIESQIESAFQREVRLPSGGSIVIDPTEALTSIDINSARATKGGDIEETALNTNLEAADEIARQLRLRDLGGLVVIDFIDMTPVRHQREVENRLRDAVHHDRARVQLGRISRFGLMEMSRQRLRPSLEESAAHICPRCNGQGTIRGTESLALSILRLMEEEAIKENTSQIEAIVPVDVAAYLLNEKRKAIRITEQRHDVEVYVIPDPHMMTPNYRVVRHRKDDQISEVSYQRVEEPENKLYEPRKLERAAAPKPALSGFATPLKQETAEAPQTAKPAAKAATTEAAKPGIISRFFAALGAIFSSSEPQADKKQEKSTKDNQEGSGQNNRRNRRNDRNDRRRKSGDDKDGNRDSRSRNRKSSANERPARDKDEQGNKRQANDTGKPTRGDRNDKAPKSEAVDERKSRSKARDESEQEPKQEAARERRQRRNLRRKVRIEASDAQETVDNTAEATSAEVKASAQAKSEVKVEAKTEAKPTRTKESDAKDNAEQTDKPRRSRRKPAATQAESKEMEVQAEVEAKSEAKSETAAELKGEESTQVATKAQGAEVSQDIQASAEASPVANAEQIAETSVQASGVQSDAEAIEGAEEDDKPKREGQRRSRRSPRHLRAAGQRRRRTEQEGEESESTEKASTEKAASEVANNAKEAVVAEASAPAAAVEVAAEQAKPADKAQEQAEPQVVAKPAPQVEAKAEATAEAQVETKPQAEVAAKVEVVADAKAAEVEVKTEPKTAEAEPVTAPEAQAEKAEVAKEAAPSKTAEKASEAPKAKAAEEIASKPKAETASASVAASAPMAKPAAISRPARQASNEAKESPAATPATTQASAAPRVSRFSTMVGSDTTKPQVDQRAHVEVPKGREYQANGESAPRKSHGNSAESDMARP; via the coding sequence ATGAAACGGATGTTAATCAATGCGACTCAATCCGAGGAGTTGCGCGTTGCCCTGGTTGATGGGCAACAACTCTATGATCTGGATATCGAAAGCCCAGGCCATGAGCAGAAGAAAGCCAATATTTATAAAGGTAAAATCACCCGCGTAGAACCCTCTCTGGAAGCGGCTTTTGTTGACTATGGTGCCGAACGCCATGGCTTTCTGCCCCTGAAAGAGATCGCCCGCGAGTACTTCCCCAAAGGTTACTCCTTCCAGGGTCGTCCCAGCATTAAAGAAGTAGTCAGTGAAGGCCAGGAAGTCATAGTTCAGATAGATAAAGAAGAACGTGGTAACAAGGGCGCCGCCCTGACCACCTTTATCAGTCTGGCCGGCTCTTACCTGGTACTCATGCCCAACAACCCTCGCGCCGGTGGTATCTCCCGTCGGATAGAAGGTGATGAGCGCACTGAGCTGAAAGAGGCCATGGAAAACCTGGAAGTGCCCAACGGCATGGGGCTGATTGTCCGCACCGCAGGTGTTGGCAAGGCCGCCGCCGATCTGCAGTGGGACTTGAAGGTATTGCTGCACCATTGGACAGCGATTCAGGAAGCGGCCGAGAGTCGCCCTGCTCCTTTCCTGATTCATCAGGAAAGCAATGTTATCGTTCGCGCCATCCGTGATTACCTGCGCCGTGATGTAGGCGAAATTCTAATCGACCACCCACAAATTTATGCCGATGCCAAGCAGCATATCGCCCTGGTACGTCCTGATTTTGTCGACAGAGTCAAACCCTACTCATCTGAAGTGCCGCTCTTTACCCACTATCAGATTGAGTCACAGATAGAATCCGCATTCCAGCGCGAAGTTAGACTGCCTTCCGGCGGCTCTATCGTTATCGATCCCACCGAAGCACTGACCTCTATCGATATCAACTCCGCCAGAGCCACCAAGGGCGGCGATATCGAAGAAACCGCACTGAACACCAACCTGGAAGCCGCCGACGAGATTGCCCGTCAGTTGCGTCTGCGCGACTTGGGCGGCCTGGTGGTTATCGACTTCATCGATATGACTCCGGTCAGACACCAACGTGAAGTGGAAAACCGTCTGCGTGACGCAGTTCACCATGACCGTGCCCGTGTGCAATTGGGCCGTATTTCCCGCTTCGGTCTGATGGAAATGTCCCGTCAGCGTCTGCGTCCGTCTCTGGAAGAGTCCGCCGCTCACATCTGCCCACGCTGTAACGGCCAAGGCACCATTCGTGGTACCGAGTCGCTGGCACTGTCGATTCTGCGCCTGATGGAAGAAGAAGCCATCAAGGAAAACACCTCTCAGATTGAGGCCATAGTGCCTGTGGATGTCGCGGCTTACCTGCTGAACGAAAAGCGCAAGGCCATACGCATCACTGAGCAGCGCCATGATGTTGAAGTCTATGTGATCCCGGATCCACACATGATGACCCCGAACTACCGCGTGGTACGTCATCGCAAGGACGACCAGATCTCTGAAGTCAGCTACCAGCGTGTGGAAGAGCCGGAAAACAAACTGTATGAGCCACGTAAACTGGAACGTGCTGCTGCACCCAAGCCAGCCTTGAGTGGTTTTGCTACACCTCTCAAGCAGGAAACTGCCGAAGCACCACAGACAGCCAAACCGGCGGCCAAAGCCGCAACGACTGAAGCGGCCAAGCCCGGAATAATTTCCCGTTTCTTCGCCGCCCTGGGTGCCATCTTCTCCTCTTCCGAGCCACAAGCCGACAAGAAGCAGGAAAAGAGCACTAAAGACAATCAGGAAGGCAGCGGCCAGAACAACCGCCGTAACCGTCGCAATGACCGCAACGACAGACGTCGCAAGAGTGGTGATGACAAAGACGGTAACCGCGATTCACGCAGCCGCAACCGTAAATCGTCCGCCAATGAGCGCCCTGCCCGTGATAAAGACGAGCAAGGCAACAAGCGTCAGGCAAACGATACCGGCAAGCCAACCCGTGGTGACCGTAACGACAAGGCTCCCAAGTCTGAAGCTGTGGATGAACGCAAGAGCCGCAGCAAGGCCCGTGACGAAAGCGAGCAGGAACCAAAACAGGAAGCCGCCCGTGAGCGTCGCCAACGTCGCAACCTGCGTCGTAAGGTGCGCATTGAGGCCAGCGATGCACAGGAAACCGTTGACAATACAGCAGAGGCAACCAGCGCCGAAGTGAAAGCCAGCGCCCAGGCCAAATCTGAAGTAAAGGTTGAGGCAAAAACCGAGGCCAAGCCAACTCGCACCAAAGAGAGCGATGCCAAGGATAACGCCGAGCAAACTGACAAGCCGCGTCGCAGCCGTCGTAAGCCTGCCGCAACTCAGGCTGAGTCCAAGGAAATGGAAGTTCAGGCCGAAGTTGAAGCCAAGTCAGAAGCCAAGAGCGAAACCGCTGCCGAGCTGAAGGGTGAAGAGTCAACTCAGGTTGCCACTAAAGCCCAAGGTGCAGAGGTTTCACAAGACATTCAGGCAAGCGCCGAAGCCAGCCCTGTTGCCAATGCCGAGCAAATCGCTGAAACCAGTGTTCAAGCTAGTGGTGTTCAAAGTGATGCCGAAGCCATTGAGGGCGCTGAAGAAGACGACAAGCCCAAGCGCGAAGGCCAACGCCGTAGCCGCCGCAGCCCTCGTCATCTGCGCGCAGCCGGTCAGCGTCGCCGCCGTACTGAACAGGAAGGCGAAGAGTCTGAAAGCACTGAAAAGGCAAGCACTGAAAAAGCAGCCTCTGAAGTAGCAAATAACGCTAAAGAAGCGGTTGTCGCCGAGGCATCAGCGCCTGCCGCTGCCGTTGAAGTCGCCGCTGAGCAAGCAAAGCCTGCCGACAAAGCTCAAGAGCAAGCTGAACCTCAAGTTGTTGCCAAGCCGGCTCCTCAGGTTGAAGCCAAAGCTGAAGCAACAGCCGAAGCTCAGGTTGAGACCAAGCCTCAAGCCGAGGTCGCTGCCAAGGTAGAAGTCGTTGCCGATGCAAAAGCCGCCGAAGTCGAGGTAAAAACTGAGCCCAAAACAGCAGAAGCCGAGCCAGTGACAGCGCCTGAAGCCCAAGCTGAAAAAGCTGAAGTTGCAAAAGAAGCTGCGCCATCAAAAACGGCAGAGAAAGCGAGCGAAGCGCCCAAGGCAAAAGCTGCTGAAGAGATTGCATCCAAGCCCAAGGCAGAAACTGCATCGGCAAGCGTCGCCGCCTCTGCCCCTATGGCCAAGCCGGCTGCTATCAGCCGCCCTGCGCGTCAGGCAAGCAATGAAGCCAAGGAAAGCCCGGCAGCAACACCTGCAACAACCCAGGCAAGCGCCGCACCAAGAGTCAGTCGCTTCAGCACTATGGTTGGCTCAGATACAACCAAGCCACAGGTGGATCAACGTGCTCACGTTGAAGTGCCCAAAGGCCGTGAGTATCAGGCCAATGGCGAAAGCGCGCCACGCAAGAGCCATGGTAACAGCGCCGAGTCAGATATGGCCCGTCCCTGA